The genomic segment TCGCTGTGCAGGGCGTCCTCCTCCGTCCATTCACACGTTCACATCGTTTACTTCGTCATTTGGGATTTTACTTGAAAAAGGTCCAGAGTGGAATTAAAACACAGACCTGCAGCTCATTAGTTCAATTTGATTCTGTTTTAAAGCAGTTTTACCAACAGaacacaatatttcatttttcagatcaGCTTCTGTTTTAAAAACTGATTCTCACTCTCAATTGAAtatttccctgttttctgttttcctctgccaTCGTTTCTCTTCAGGCctcagagaaaaaacacaatgttgtgGTGTCACAAATAAGCAAATCCATCTGTGCAAAGCTGAGGAACAGAAATAATCTTTAAAATCAGTGTTAAAGGACAGAAGCTGAACCACAACAGGAGCGATCGAATACGACACGCAAACACGATACAACACTGTCAAATACAGCAACACTAGCTCCAAAATAATCCACAAAACATTCATCTGCACAAGTCCATTAATCCTGGAAGCTCGTTTTCTCACAACAGAAAGAAACGTCAACCAGgtgacacattttcatgttttcaaagcTAAAAGGACCCTTCAGTTCAACATGGATATTATTCAGACAAATAATCCGTCATGAGAGAAAATAGCTCCAACTACAATAATCCACACAATCAAAACACAACCTGGAAAATAAACTTTGTGTCTTACATTTATACACAACACGTACTGTCCAATGTTGTTAACACGTTACTCTGCAGAGCTGCGATGATACACGACCAAGTTTTCAGACAAAGCGTCACGACGTGCACAGTCTCAGAAACACAACTGCTGTTTTCAATCATGTTTTTGTGGCTTCTGAAGGAGGAAACGTTGTGAGCTCTGCTAAATGtaactatgtgtgtgtgatgtcacacgAAGGATCAAACACATTCGTTTGTGTTGGGTTCAAACAAcatgcaacaacacaactgagAGCAGCTCCAAAAGtcaacacaacatcacaaaaaaatcctttaaGTTTCCATAGTGGCTAAAACTTTCAATAAATACCTTTTAAACTGAACAGGAAATCCTCCTGATGGAGGAGCAACACTCAAGTTTAATTTCACCAAGAAAATTCACACAACGCAGATTTTCATCTCATCACCTTTGATTTTAACAACAGTCATTTCTgactttgtgaaaaaaatggaagaaaaacgCTGAAATTAAGCAGATGAGTACTAACTGTCAGGTTAAAAACACTGTTCTGTCCATTTAAAGTACAGTGTTTAGGTTCCATTTGTACATGAATCGCTTGTTGGCTGTCACTATCTATTCTAACATGTGACCCTCCGGTAAATACGTTGAGTTCCCATTTCAACTGATTGGAGCTTAATACTGATTGGCTGCTCCTCTAGATAACAAAGCGGCCAATGGCCTCTGAGGGCTTAGTCTGAAAAGCATCACTTTATTTATACTCTACATACAAAAATCTATCTCtaaggaaaataaatacttGCTATTTAatcttcaacaaaaaaatatacattgcATGTTCCCCGAGTGTAATTTGTGTGTAAGACAATTCAGCCATCGTGTTCCCATCAAAGTTTGATTAAATGGTTCGTGTTTCCACTGAACATATTAAACTGGATtatatttttctgaataaaatggTACGAATTGCAGCATCTTGTTTGGGTGATTCCGACTTGCTTTTTGGATTTCATATGactaaaatgtggaaaaagtttcatccacttttattttaaatttccaCTTTTTGGTTTGAATTTCAAATTGCACATTAAGCTGGTTGATGAAAACCAGAGATGGATTTTGAGAATCCAAAGACGACATCAGCAAAGATgcttcaaataaacaaagttaATCCCTGTTAATTAGATTTAACTGGCTGTCGCAGCCTGTGGCAGCTGCTGATTTATGTGATGACAACCAGAGGAGACAGATTGGAGGTCACCTGTTCTCCAGGTGCTTCTCAAAGCTCAGTACTTTGGCATAGCTAAGAAGCTCAAGGCCGACCATGAATTAAAACGATCCCTTCTTTGACCTGTGATTTGAAGACACTTCTTAAAACATGAGAGGAATAAAAAGCGTATTCACTTATGACAAGAAACTACAGCTATGAAGTCATATTGCACTTCAACATCCACGACAGCACCGGTGGAACCTTTTCAAAAGAGAATagggaatttaaaaaagagTGCGATCTCCTCACTCACTCCACACGGACCTGAACTCAGACAAATGGACTGGAACCTCCTCCACAAAGACTGAGTGCCTCTAATCTGCAAAGAAGGACAGCACATCTGGACCTGTTGGGCACATTGTGTTGGAAACATAAGTTTTCTCCACAAGACGCAGAGCTGTCTTGAGAAAGATTGGTCGTTTTAAAGGTGTGTCTGAATCTCCAGAGACATATCGTAGATTTGACCTGTGGTGTTGGACATTGACTGCTTCCCTTTCACGGTAAAAGAAGGGAGgatttaaaagaagaaacaccAGCAAGGATCTGAGGAATAAAAGCAGACAGCGCGACTTTTAAAGGTCAAGGCCTCTAAAATGATAACTCTGTTAGCAGATCTATTATAAAATGTTATTCTGTAGTTTCTATTGTTCTGAAATGTGATAACAAACAACAATTGACAGCATCCTTCTTCATTTATAACCTCTGCCACCCATTTGAACCATCCGTCCTACATGCTCTCCTGTGCCGTCAAGTTTACATTTTCCTCCAGTGGTGTGCTTTTGTCCACGGGGGGCGGGGTCCCTGCTGGCGCCTCCACCAGCGGGACCTTCTCCTTCACCGGTGAGGCGGGAACTGTCGTGGCAGCGCTGGCGCTGACAGGAGGGTCCTcgatggaggaggaagtgggagGCAGGGTGCCGCCAAAGCTCCGGGCGATCTCATCAAAGGTCTTGCCCTTCGTCTCCGGGACTTtgatgaaggtgaagatgaAAAAGACAACGAGGAGGGTGGCGAAGATGAGGAAGACCCACGGACCGCACAACTCCTGAGGAGGGACATGGAAAAATATTCTCTCTATTAATTTCCAAGTTGTGTGTCTAGTAAAGTCAGATTTTACTGAGACATCAAAAACCTTCTTTAAAAAGAAGTCAGTTTTTATtgaagtgtatgtgaaaatAGCCCACTTACCCAAATAACAACATTAACGACTACTAagttacacaaaagaaaaaccaaaccagcATCCAGTCCAGACCGGTCCAGACCAGGACTTACCTCTAGTTTGGGGAAGCTAATTCCAACCAGGAAGTTGGCTGTCCAATTGCAGCAGCCGGCCACAGCCATGGCTGCCGGGCGGGGGCCCTGAGAGAACAGCTCGGCCACAATGAACCATGGGATTGGACCGGGGCCAAGCTCAAACATGGCCACAAACAGCATGACGGCCAAGATGGCTACATAGCTCATAGCAGAGATATCCTTctgctcagagagagagagagggagggggtgagTATTCAGATATTCCACGAGACAAATTTCTCCCAGAAACACCAGGAGCAGGTTTTTCTGGTGAGAAACAACAGACACAATTCAAGGAATTTAAAGCTGAAGACAATTAGTGAGAACCTGTTGGTGAACCCTGAGACTCACCAACAAGAGGGAGACGGTCATGAGCAGCGCGCTGAATCCCATTCCCCCCAACCCCAGGAGGTGCAGAGTCCTTCGTCCTGCCTTCTCCACCAGGAAAagctggaggacagagggagatggTACAGAGTGATGGGCCGGACGCTCGgcaaacacacaggaacagaCACAAAGGGTGATGCAGCACTCACAGAAACGACAGTGAAGATGGTGTTGACAATGCCGGCGCCGATGGTGGCGTAGATTGGCTGCTTCACGCCGGCAGATTTAAAGATTCCTGTTGAGTAGTAGAAGACCTGAGGGATGATGAGAAGATAGTTTAACTCTTTTAGAGTCTATTTTCATTCTCTTCcctcctgttttctgctcaaaaagtcatttaaaattttaaaaaatatctcaaaCTTAGCTAATTCCACATGTGACTCACTACAGACTGTGCTCACTGTAATAAGGGATAAACTGAGTAAAGCAgaagaaccaaagaaaaattcctctcatgtgtttgggtcgtttctgtctttatctgatcaggagttctgctcattaaagatgaaaaatcagctccaaatatctgattgtcttgtCTTCTCCTCAATGAGATCAGAACAATGGATGTTGCTGACTCACAGCGTTGATCCCTGACAGCTGTTGGGAGAGCTGCAGCATGACGGCGATGAGGAGGGGCTGCCGATACGCCGCCGAGCGGAACAGCTCGAGGATGGTCACCTTCTTCTCTATGGCCATCTTGGcgctctcctccttcatctcctgCAGGTCATTGCTCACGTCCTCGCTGCCACGAAGACGCACCAGCGCTGTCGAaggaagcagacagagaagggGAGTCGTCTTCTGTTATTAAAATCAGCCCACCGACAGCAGAATCTGAACGTTGGGTTTGTGTCAGATGAGAGGTGTGAAGCTGAAGTGGGTCAGTCCGACCACGAAAGGTTTTGTGTCAAGCAGATGCCAAAACCTTCTGTCTGTTGAAGAACTGCTCTCCAGGCTAAAGCCTCATCCTGACTCATCTGATCATCTattccacctcctctctcttaGATGTTGCCCTGTGGGAACAGGAGAGTTTCTAACATCACCAAAGTCAGCAGCATCAGTGGAGGAGCTTCAGGAAATGAAGTAGTCATACTAGTTGTGACTGTAGTGATGCTGGTAATGGCATTAGATGTCAGAGTTGTGAAACATCAGCAGGGACTGTAGTATATGCAGTAATGCTGACAACACTGATACCAATCTGacatctgtgtgttgaattAAGAGCAGAAGGAGGCTGTTAGCAGCtggccaaacaaaaaaaaaaagaagtagttGTCCAAATAATGAACAACCTTTCTTGGTTAATCTGATGTAAAGAAATCTAAATCTGCACAATGATGAAATGTCTCTCTGAGGAAGTTGAATCTGGGACATCTGGACTCAGTTGCCGATTCTTGGACGAGTTATTGGAGGACACATTTCACATCTCGTCCAAATGCTTCATCACTTGTGACAGATTCTACTGTCAGAACACAGAAATCAttactggtaaaaaaaaaccaaaccatcaGAGtttgaaaggaagaaagaaagtcGAAAATCAGGGCAGCAGGAGAAACAGTCGTACTGTAGTTTTTGTTGTATCGGTGTGTACCTTTGCATGCCTGCTCTTCCTTTTTGAGGTTGATGAGCAGGAAACGAGGGCTCTCGGGACAGAAGGGCAGCAGGAtgcactgcagcacagcaggggCCACAGTGAGGGCCAACAGGAGGGGCCACAGCTTGTCTGAGCCCAGCAGAGCCTCCAGACCAAAGATCTAAAACCCAGGGACCACAACATCAGGATCGGACTCACAACACGCGCTTAAAAACCC from the Echeneis naucrates chromosome 11, fEcheNa1.1, whole genome shotgun sequence genome contains:
- the slc2a3a gene encoding solute carrier family 2, facilitated glucose transporter member 3a, with protein sequence MEGQGKHVTGYLLFSVGTAVIGSLQFGYNTGVINAPEQKLRSFFNDTWVERYGEPISAGVCTIVWSVAVAIFSVGGMVGSFSVGVMADRFGRRRSMLLVNCLAVIGGLLMGFSTMCSSYEMVIAGRLVIGLFCGLFTGLTPMYVGEVSPTHLRGAFGTLHQLGVVVGILIAQIFGLEALLGSDKLWPLLLALTVAPAVLQCILLPFCPESPRFLLINLKKEEQACKALVRLRGSEDVSNDLQEMKEESAKMAIEKKVTILELFRSAAYRQPLLIAVMLQLSQQLSGINAVFYYSTGIFKSAGVKQPIYATIGAGIVNTIFTVVSLFLVEKAGRRTLHLLGLGGMGFSALLMTVSLLLKDISAMSYVAILAVMLFVAMFELGPGPIPWFIVAELFSQGPRPAAMAVAGCCNWTANFLVGISFPKLEELCGPWVFLIFATLLVVFFIFTFIKVPETKGKTFDEIARSFGGTLPPTSSSIEDPPVSASAATTVPASPVKEKVPLVEAPAGTPPPVDKSTPLEENVNLTAQESM